From one Brachypodium distachyon strain Bd21 chromosome 4, Brachypodium_distachyon_v3.0, whole genome shotgun sequence genomic stretch:
- the LOC100824946 gene encoding endoglucanase 22: MRSAAVALVAVLVVSSLGGSDADAAAPDYGEALSKSLLYFEAQRSGRLPYGQRVRWRGHSGITDGLQQGVDLVGGYYDAGDHVKFGLPMAFTVTMLAWGAAEFGADIAAAGEWGHALEAIKWGTDYFVKAHTEPFVYWAEVGDGDTDHYCWQRPEDMTTSRQAYRVDKDNPGSDLVGETAAALAAASIVFRSSNPHYSHLLLHHAQQLFEFGDKYRGSYDSSIEEVRSYYASVSGYRDELLWAAFWLHRATGKEEYLRYAVDKAESFGGVGWAMTEFSWDVKYAGLQVLAAKLLLDGDPQGEQHRVVLEQYKAKAEHYLCACLGRNNGSNVDRSPGGMLYVRQWNNLQYASSAAFLLTVYSHYLAGAGERLPCPDDDGDSPGAAPSELVALARSQADYILGRNPLGLSYMVGYGPRFPVRVHHRGASIVSHKENNRFIGCMQGFDDWFGRGRPNPNVLAGAIVGGPNSRDEFRDDRGNYMQTEACTYNTAPMVAVFARLHRLSSTESDLAVVGGGVPLWDGTAGDISQV, from the exons atgaggagcgccgctGTCGCGCTGGTGGCCGTGTTGGTAGTGTCGTCCCTCGGCGGCAGCGATGCCGATGCGGCTGCGCCGGACTACGGGGAGGCGCTGTCGAAGAGCCTGCTCTACTTCGAGGCGCAGCGGTCGGGGCGGCTGCCGTACGGGCAGCGGGTGCGGTGGCGCGGGCACTCGGGGATCACCGACGGGCTGCAGCAAGGCGTGGACCTCGTGGGCGGCTACTACGACGCCGGCGACCACGTCAAGTTCGGCCTGCCCATGGCCTTCACCGTCACCATGCTCGCCTGGGGCGCAGCCGAGTTCGGCGCcgacatcgccgccgccggcgagtgGGGGCACGCGCTCGAGGCCATCAAGTGGGGCACCGACTACTTCGTCAAGGCGCACACCGAGCCTTTCGTCTACTGGGCCGAG GTGGGGGACGGCGATACGGACCACTACTGCTGGCAGCGGCCGGAGGACATGACGACGTCGCGCCAGGCCTACCGCGTGGACAAGGACAACCCCGGCTCAGACCTCGTCGGCGAgacggccgccgccctcgccgccgcctccatcgtcTTCCGCAGCTCCAACCCGCATTActcccacctcctcctccaccacgcGCAGCAG CTGTTCGAGTTCGGGGACAAGTACAGGGGCAGCTACGACAGCAGCATCGAGGAGGTGCGGAGCTACTACGCGTCGGTCAGCGGCTACCGGGACGAGCTGCTGTGGGCGGCATTCTGGCTGCACCGGGCCACGGGGAAGGAGGAGTACCTGCGCTACGCCGTCGACAAGGCCGAATCCTTCGGCGGCGTCGGATGGGCCATGACCGAGTTCAGCTGGGACGTCAAGTACGCCGGCCTCCAGGTCCTCGCGGCCAAG ttgCTGCTGGACGGCGATCCGCAGGGCGAGCAGCACCGGGTGGTGCTGGAGCAGTACAAGGCGAAGGCGGAGCACTACCTGTGCGCGTGCCTGGGCCGTAACAACGGGAGCAACGTGGACCGCAGCCCGGGCGGGATGCTCTACGTCCGCCAGTGGAACAACCTCCAGTACGCCTCCAGCGCCGCTTTCCTCCTCACGGTCTACTCCCACTACCTCGCCGGCGCTGGCGAGCGTCTCCCCTgccccgacgacgacggcgactcGCCGGGGGCGGCGCCGTCCGAGCTGGTGGCGCTGGCGCGGTCGCAGGCCGACTACATCCTGGGCCGGAACCCGCTTGGGCTGAGCTACATGGTGGGCTACGGCCCGCGGTTCCCGGTCCGCGTGCACCACAGGGGGGCCTCCATCGTGTCCCACAAGGAGAACAACCGCTTCATCGGCTGCATGCAGGGGTTCGACGACTGGTTCGGCCGGGGCCGGCCCAACCCCAACGTGCTCGCTGGAGCCATCGTCGGGGGGCCCAATAGCCGGGACGAGTTCAGGGACGACCGGGGAAACTACATGCAGACCGAGGCTTGCACGTACAACACAGCGCCCATGGTCGCCGTCTTCGCCAGGCTGCATCGCCTCTCGTCGACAGAGAGCGATCTCGCCGTCGTCGGTGGAGGGGTGCCGCTCTGGGACGGCACTGCGGGGGATATCAGCCAAGTGTAG
- the LOC100842274 gene encoding probable plastidic glucose transporter 1: MKLPTPLTQLLVLPTSPLPRPRLGVRPSSRRARGAVVRGAALRALPRRLELWPLRLAAVESGPPSVPSSASPPLPGSESQGATSGFDTGFGGGGGGDGGGDADLGWVRVFPHVLTASMANFLFGYHIGVMNGPIEDIARELGFQGNPFLQGLVVSIFIVGAFFGSLSSSALVDSLGCKRTLQIDSIPLILGALISAQAHSLDEMLLGRFLVGIGIGVNTVLVPLYIAEVAPTKYRGFLGTLCQIGTCLGIIAALSLGIPSESDPHWWRTMLYAASIPGFLIVVGMQFAAESPRWLVKVGRLDDASKVVESLWGASEVEKSIEEMKSVVNDDSQANWSELLLEPQNRVALIGGSLFFLQQFAGINGVLYFSSLTFRDVGITSGILASLYVGITNFGGALVASNLMDKQGRKNLLIGSYLGMAFSMFLIVYSISAPLDEDIGHSLSIIGTLLYIFTFALGAGPVTGIIIPELSSARTRTKVMGFSFTVHWICNFLVGLYFLELVKMFGVGAVYAGFGGVSLLSALFAYNFIVETKGRSLEEIEMSLSPAATGERK; encoded by the exons ATGAAGCTGCCGACGCCCCTGACCCAGCTTCTCGTCCTGCCCACTTCGCCTTtgccgcggccgcggctcGGCGTCAGGCCTTCCtcccgccgcgcgcgcggggccGTGGTCAGGGGGGCTGCGCTCCGTGCTCTGCCGCGGCGCCTGGAGCTCTGGCCCTTGCGCCTCGCGGCCGTTGAGAGCGGgcctccctccgtcccgtCTTCTGCCTCGCCTCCTCTGCCTGGCTCGGAATCGCAGGGCGCTACCTCAG GATTTGATACAGGGttcggaggaggcggtggtggagatggaggcggtgACGCTGATCTCGGGTGGGTGCGGGTGTTCCCGCACGTGCTCACGGCTTCCATGGCCAATTTCCTCTTTGGCTACCACATTGG GGTCATGAATGGTCCAATAGAAGATATCGCGAGAGAGCTTGGTTTTCAAGGAAACCCATTTCTCCAAGGTCTTGTGGTCAGCATATTCATTGTTGGTGCATTTTTTGGGAGCTTAAGCTCGTCTGCGCTAGTTGACAGTTTAGGTTGTAAAAGGACTCTTCAGATTGATAGTATTCCATTGATTCTCGGGGCTCTTATCAG TGCACAGGCACATTCGTTGGATGAGATGCTCCTCGGAAGGTTCCTTGTAGGTATTGGCATTGGCGTAAATACTGTGCTTGTTCCACTATATATCGCTGAG GTCGCTCCAACAAAATACAGAGGCTTTTTGGGCACTCTGTGTCAAATTGGAACATGTTTAGGAATAATTGCTGCACTTTCCTTGGGGATACCTTCTGAAAGTGATCCACATTG gtGGCGAACAATGCTTTATGCGGCATCTATACCTGGTTTTCTCATTGTTGTCGGAATGCAATTTGCCGCTGAGAGTCCCCGCTGGCTTGTCAAG GTTGGCAGATTAGATGATGCGAGCAAAGTGGTAGAAAGTCTTTGGGGAGCTTCCGAAGTTGAGAAGTCCATTGAAGAAATGAAATCTGTTGTAAATGACGATTCACAGGCTAACTGGTCAGAACTTCTGCTGGAACCCCAAAATAGAG TTGCATTGATTGGAGGGTCACTCTTCTTTCTGCAACAGTTTGCTGGAATAAATGGGGTTCTTTATTTTTCATCATTAACATTCCGCGATGTTGGTATTACCAGTGGTATTTTGGCAAGCTTATATGTTGGAATAACCAACTTTGGAG GGGCACTTGTTGCTTCAAATTTGATGGATAAGCAAGGACGAAAGAATCTTTTGATAGGGAGCTATCTTGGAATG GCATTTTCAATGTTCCTTATAGTGTATTCCATCAGCGCTCCCCTTGATGAGGACATTGGGCACAGCCTGTCAATTATTGGAACTCTCTT GTACATTTTTACTTTTGCTCTTGGTGCTGGGCCAGTTACTGGAATCATCATACCAGAGCTGAGCAGTGCTCGGACACGCACAAAAGTTATGGGATTCAGCTTCACTGTACATTGG ATATGCAATTTTCTGGTGGGACTATATTTCCTGGAGCTTGTGAAGATGTTTGGCGTTGGAGCAGTCTATGCAGGCTTTGGTGGGGTCTCCTTGTTGTCCGCGCTTTTCGCTTACAATTTCATAGTTGAGACGAAAGGACGTTCTCTTGAGGAAATTGAGATGTCTCTGAGCCCTGCTGCCACTGGGGAACGGAAGTAA
- the LOC112268817 gene encoding uncharacterized protein LOC112268817: MFSLARGPVEGELLATDTGPAAPDAPEVEPPIPEEGEVFPKTEGGVRDPLEALELVRGLVEAVGTLPALKAQDGGLSVALDVETSKATLALSELASERAPREAVETELSRVSAELAAMEARAHLAEEGQKDAIAKTCRAEEDLVVASLNVEHARAEVASLKAESEDAGFGPVFAPRARVPSDSRPEVVSHLLTQASEI; this comes from the exons ATGTTCTCTTTGGCTCGTGGGCCTGTCGAGGGGGAGCTTCTTGCCACCG aTACGGGGCCTGCGGCTCCTGATGCTCCCGAGGTTGAGCCCCCGattccggaggagggagaggtgtTTCCGAAGACCGAGGGAGGAGTGAGAGACCCGCTCGAGGCGTTGGAGCTT gtgagaggcttggtcgaggccgtgggcacTCTTCCCGCTCTCAAGGCTCAGGATGGGGGGCtttcggtggccttggacGTCGAGACCTCGAAGGCCACCCTTGCCCtgagtgagttggcttcggagagggcgCCACGGGAGGCCGTCGAGACAGAGCTTTCTCGggtgtcggcggagcttgcggccatggaggcgagggCTCACCTTGCCGAGGAGGGCCAGAAGGATGCGATCGCAAAGACCTGTCGTGctgaggaggacttggtggtggccagccTCAACGTGGAGCACGCTCGAGCAGAGGTTGCCTCCCTCAAGGCGGAGTCGGAGGACGCCGGGTTCGGACCGGTGTtcgctcctcgtgctcgcgtCCCCTCGGACAGCCGTCCGGAGGTGGTCTCGCACCTGCTCACCCAGGCTTCGGAGATTTGA